Proteins encoded in a region of the Elizabethkingia bruuniana genome:
- a CDS encoding type VI secretion system Vgr family protein gives MFKEENNKKNIISSNSSKGKGINPDSLKDGVGKEIAEKAGEQLSQINSKVGKTLGKAANGISEAGNYAKMRGSKTALLGEQTDNLWGKQPTSKIHNVEAFPQSAIQGINRVVKLLVVINGEVIQNFKHFKLTQSASKHHTFSLMLPHDAVQEAESYQLEFVQKFLGKRLTVVFRYKDVEDGPERTFVGVITEVGFSQEKGSLGDIVVEGSSPTALLDAAPHTQSFGGPQPISLNSIADYVIKQGINPGLYDFRIAAKYGNLDYSAQYEETHYNYLSRMAEAHGEQFFYDGEVLHFGELPPQEKPITLKYGSNINDIKIKMRAQHVNPSFYGYNSSKNEKLTTGKSVIDHKSDIAKRAYNISEQTFTTPALRLAPIKASTSMDINASQKGTAGSKAVDVFITSGTTTVPFLYPGCIANIEMRKSGKTETSYFTKLMITEVSHEVDARGYYNGYFEAIAADTGFIPRPEFKMPKSEAQVAKVISNTDPLNQGRVQVQFDWQEGSDTTNWIRVMTPDAGGSDKVSKNRGFMSIPEVGDQVMIGFQHQLPDRPFVMGSMFHGQVGGGGGQGNNVKSLSSKSGNKLELHDGEGSVFLTDKGGANMKFDGAGNATTNTNTNHTVNAGSNSVINAGAASAINVGGKEGGGANSMLSMNSAGEITLECDTTITIKTGSSSITLTTGGDITIEGLNIKVIGSDTTELGKSGANPGIKIDADIKSNAANIKSTSSGPTNITGADVEINKG, from the coding sequence ATGTTTAAGGAAGAAAATAATAAAAAGAATATTATATCATCTAATAGCTCAAAGGGAAAAGGAATTAATCCGGATTCTTTAAAAGATGGCGTTGGAAAAGAAATAGCTGAAAAAGCTGGTGAGCAATTATCACAAATAAATTCCAAAGTTGGAAAAACGTTAGGTAAAGCCGCCAATGGAATCTCTGAAGCAGGTAATTACGCTAAAATGCGTGGCTCCAAAACAGCCTTGCTAGGGGAACAAACCGATAACTTATGGGGAAAACAACCCACATCAAAAATTCATAATGTAGAAGCTTTTCCCCAAAGTGCTATACAGGGAATTAACCGGGTCGTAAAGCTACTCGTTGTAATCAATGGTGAAGTTATCCAGAATTTTAAACATTTCAAACTCACCCAAAGTGCTTCCAAGCACCATACTTTCAGTCTTATGCTTCCTCATGATGCAGTGCAGGAGGCAGAAAGCTATCAACTGGAATTTGTCCAAAAATTTTTAGGAAAACGTCTTACAGTAGTTTTCAGGTACAAAGATGTTGAAGACGGACCAGAAAGAACATTCGTAGGAGTTATCACAGAAGTAGGATTCAGTCAGGAAAAAGGCAGCCTTGGAGATATTGTAGTAGAGGGATCCAGTCCAACAGCTTTACTGGATGCAGCTCCACATACCCAAAGTTTTGGTGGTCCACAACCTATAAGCCTTAATAGTATTGCAGATTATGTTATAAAGCAAGGAATCAATCCGGGGCTTTATGATTTTCGTATCGCTGCAAAATATGGAAATCTGGATTATAGCGCACAATACGAAGAAACACATTATAACTATTTATCCCGTATGGCGGAGGCCCATGGAGAACAGTTTTTTTATGATGGGGAAGTACTGCATTTTGGTGAACTCCCACCACAGGAAAAACCTATTACTCTAAAATACGGTAGCAATATAAACGATATAAAAATAAAAATGAGGGCTCAGCATGTAAATCCTTCATTTTATGGATATAACAGCAGCAAAAATGAAAAATTAACTACCGGAAAATCGGTAATAGATCATAAATCTGACATTGCTAAACGCGCCTATAATATTTCCGAACAAACCTTTACAACACCAGCATTAAGGCTGGCGCCTATAAAAGCATCTACCTCTATGGATATCAATGCTTCCCAGAAAGGCACAGCAGGAAGCAAAGCAGTAGATGTATTCATAACATCCGGAACAACGACAGTTCCATTTCTCTATCCTGGCTGTATTGCCAATATAGAAATGAGAAAATCCGGAAAAACTGAAACTTCTTATTTTACCAAGCTAATGATCACTGAGGTCTCACATGAAGTAGATGCCAGAGGTTATTACAATGGTTATTTCGAAGCTATTGCTGCAGATACAGGTTTTATTCCAAGACCTGAATTTAAAATGCCAAAATCTGAGGCGCAGGTCGCAAAAGTAATTTCCAATACCGATCCTCTGAATCAGGGGCGGGTGCAGGTGCAATTCGATTGGCAGGAGGGAAGTGATACAACAAACTGGATCAGAGTAATGACGCCAGATGCAGGAGGAAGTGATAAAGTAAGCAAAAACAGAGGCTTCATGTCTATCCCTGAAGTTGGAGACCAGGTAATGATAGGTTTCCAGCATCAATTACCCGACAGACCTTTTGTAATGGGATCTATGTTCCACGGTCAAGTTGGCGGTGGCGGCGGTCAGGGAAATAATGTTAAAAGTTTGAGTAGTAAAAGTGGCAATAAGCTAGAGCTGCACGATGGGGAAGGTTCTGTATTCCTAACCGATAAAGGTGGTGCAAATATGAAATTCGATGGGGCCGGAAATGCAACAACTAATACCAATACCAATCATACCGTAAATGCAGGCAGCAATAGTGTTATTAACGCTGGTGCTGCAAGTGCAATTAATGTAGGAGGTAAAGAAGGAGGAGGTGCAAACTCCATGTTGTCTATGAATAGCGCCGGAGAAATAACTCTAGAATGTGATACTACTATTACTATAAAAACGGGAAGCAGCTCCATTACCCTGACTACAGGTGGTGATATTACAATTGAAGGATTGAACATAAAAGTTATTGGAAGTGATACCACCGAACTAGGAAAGTCAGGAGCTAATCCGGGAATTAAAATAGATGCCGATATTAAAAGCAATGCTGCTAATATAAAATCTACATCTTCCGGCCCAACAAATATTACAGGAGCCGATGTAGAAATTAATAAAGGGTAA